A single region of the Betta splendens chromosome 12, fBetSpl5.4, whole genome shotgun sequence genome encodes:
- the LOC114867395 gene encoding T-box-containing protein TBX6L-like produces the protein MQHFPEASCTTAASSVLSPVLFQCVRVASSDKHPASAAQSCAAGDSYPQGRVRMTLENADLWKSFHSVGTEMIITKHGRRMFPHCSVRLSGLQPFANYVIMMDMVPVDGFKYKWKKEQWEVAGKAEPQPPCRLYMHPDSPAPGSHWMKQSFSFLKMKLTNNTLDQHGHVILHSMHRYFPRFHVIQADSPYTVRWGPFQTFSFPETSFTAVTAYQNPKITKLKIDHNPFAKGFREGGTHSHSKRCRPNRSPPAKRVTMDVKCCISLSDLQRTPSTSQSAQVQKPSLKGGHPQAWTLEPDPSESLHAEPLELHEYDYSCEEQMVPASVPYQPYRSVENSRFAFPLGDAEGPHAVGHPPPPPPAAAEHGGQHHGFHHHHQARAADWSQYPLFSYSSW, from the exons ATGCAGCACTTCCCAG AGGCGAGCTGCACAACGGCTGCATCCTCCGTTTTGTCGCCCGTCCTGTTTCAATGCGTGCGTGTTGCCTCCTCAGACAAGCACCCTGCGAGCGCGGCCCAGTCGTGTGCAGCCGGCGACTCGTACCCGCAGGGCAGAGTCAGGATGACGCTGGAGAACGCCGACCTCTGGAAGTCCTTCCACAGCGTCGGAACCGAGATGATCATCACCAAGCACGGGAG GAGAATGTTCCCACACTGCAGCGTCCGTCTGTCGGGGCTCCAGCCGTTTGCCAATTACGTCATCATGATGGATATGGTTCCTGTGGACGGCTTCAAATACAAG TGGAagaaggagcagtgggaggtTGCGGGCAAAGCGGAGCCCCAGCCCCCGTGTCGGCTCTACATGCACCCGGACTCCCCCGCTCCAGGAAGCCACTGGATGAAGCAGTCGTTCTCCTTCCTCAAGATGAAGCTCACCAACAACACGCTGGATCAGCACGGCCAC GTCATCCTTCACTCCATGCATCGCTACTTCCCGCGCTTCCACGTCATCCAAGCCGACAGTCCGTACACGGTGCGCTGGGGCCCGTTCCAGACGTTCTCCTTCCCAGAGACCAGCTTCACTGCAGTCACCGCCTACCAGAACCCAAAG ATCACCAAACTGAAGATTGACCACAACCCCTTCGCTAAAGGATTCAGAGAAGGGGGCACCCACTCCCACAGTAAAAG ATGTCGCCCAAACAGGAGTCCACCTGCTAAAAGAGTCACAATGGACG TTAAATGCTGTATTTCCCTCTCAGACCTGCAGAGGACGCCCTCCACTTCTCAGTCTGCGCAGGTACAGAAGCCCTCGCTGAAAGGGGGTCACCCTCAGGCCTGGACCCTGGAGCCGGACCCGTCTGAGAGTCTGCACGCCGAGCCCCTGGAGCTCCACGAGTACGACTACAGCTGCGAGGAGCAGATGGTGCCGGCGTCTGTGCCGTATCAGCCGTACAG ATCCGTGGAGAACTCCAGGTTTGCGTTTCCCCTCGGCGACGCAGAGGGGCCTCATGCTGTGGGTCAccccccgcctcctccaccgGCCGCCGCTGAGCACGGAGGCCAACA